One genomic segment of Vibrio agarivorans includes these proteins:
- a CDS encoding methyl-accepting chemotaxis protein produces MEILRLGFKSKIIVAAMVTTALSLLVVGMLSQSQLSHQVNHRILGEINHSLSNEVKELEQTVQRTIETVNALADHYVSSPKDTIATEKLALLASEFGGIDKVVFGFDDGNSFTSRPSESFPNGVGIKSKYDPRTRPWYQDARQTRGLSLSDVFFTKSDQTPMIGVMYSFADGVIMADIRFSDVHEKLLDLETISNARAVVADDRGVVIASTIESIQPQSQLADSSLQMGVLQSGEFLHQTVDGHDSLVTSMPVLLGSQATWQMIVVVDEVLALSELDKANQNALLMIMTALILASLAVAFILDRIYQPIKSLKILINGLSAGSGDLTQRLEVKGKDDLADIANGINQFIDGLQQMLRQVNQSSRSLDSKTQSIESSCKDTNRVLNIHTSETTQIVTAIDELSQSSIVVEKHTDSAAGAAQSAQQLSDQAKHVHELAQENIIELENQVQVTFDNINEMANETNAIQSIVTVIGSIAEQTNLLALNASIEAARAGEHGRGFAVVADEVRALASRTQVSTAEIESALAKLMEQSGGLVQSIDKTKTYCASTRDEVDRAVGMLSTLDTQIETISQFNGEISNSAAEQNTVIQSINVNIHKINDLVIELNAKSEQQVDESEEVLKLNRSVNEQIGQFSI; encoded by the coding sequence ATGGAAATCTTAAGGCTGGGATTTAAATCCAAAATTATTGTTGCCGCGATGGTAACAACCGCTTTGTCTTTACTTGTTGTTGGTATGCTGTCTCAAAGCCAGTTAAGCCACCAGGTCAATCATCGTATTCTCGGTGAAATCAATCACTCGCTTAGTAATGAAGTGAAAGAGCTTGAACAAACTGTACAGAGAACGATTGAAACCGTTAATGCTCTCGCAGACCATTATGTGTCCAGCCCCAAAGACACGATTGCAACGGAAAAGTTAGCACTCTTAGCCTCTGAGTTTGGTGGTATAGATAAGGTTGTCTTCGGTTTTGATGATGGCAACTCATTTACCTCAAGGCCTTCGGAGTCTTTCCCGAATGGCGTCGGAATAAAAAGTAAATACGACCCAAGGACGCGACCTTGGTACCAAGACGCGAGACAAACGCGTGGCCTTTCACTCAGTGATGTCTTCTTTACTAAAAGTGATCAAACTCCAATGATTGGTGTTATGTACTCCTTTGCTGATGGCGTGATCATGGCGGATATTCGATTTTCTGATGTCCATGAAAAGCTTTTGGACCTTGAGACGATTAGCAATGCTAGAGCAGTAGTGGCAGATGATCGCGGCGTGGTGATAGCCTCGACCATAGAGAGTATTCAGCCTCAGTCACAGTTAGCGGATTCATCTCTTCAAATGGGTGTCCTGCAATCTGGTGAGTTTTTGCATCAAACAGTCGATGGCCATGATTCACTTGTGACCTCAATGCCCGTGTTGTTAGGGAGCCAGGCAACTTGGCAGATGATTGTCGTGGTAGATGAGGTTTTGGCGCTATCTGAACTCGACAAAGCGAATCAAAATGCTCTGCTGATGATCATGACAGCGTTAATACTAGCATCGCTAGCGGTAGCGTTTATCCTCGACCGTATCTATCAGCCAATCAAATCTCTTAAGATTTTGATTAATGGATTATCGGCGGGCAGTGGTGATTTAACTCAGCGTTTAGAGGTGAAAGGAAAAGATGACTTGGCAGATATTGCCAACGGAATAAACCAGTTCATCGATGGTCTGCAACAGATGCTGCGTCAAGTGAACCAGTCCTCACGTTCGCTTGATAGCAAAACACAAAGTATCGAGAGCAGTTGTAAAGACACCAATCGAGTATTAAATATCCACACCAGTGAAACGACTCAGATCGTGACAGCTATCGATGAGCTATCTCAGTCGTCTATCGTGGTAGAGAAGCATACAGATTCGGCCGCCGGAGCTGCGCAATCTGCTCAACAACTGAGTGATCAAGCCAAACACGTGCATGAACTCGCGCAAGAAAACATCATCGAATTAGAAAATCAAGTTCAGGTGACATTCGACAATATCAATGAGATGGCGAATGAAACAAATGCCATTCAGTCGATAGTGACAGTGATCGGGAGTATTGCAGAGCAAACCAATTTGTTAGCACTTAATGCTTCGATTGAAGCGGCAAGAGCAGGGGAGCATGGCCGAGGGTTTGCCGTGGTTGCTGATGAGGTGAGGGCACTGGCAAGTCGAACTCAGGTTAGCACTGCAGAAATAGAATCGGCATTGGCCAAGTTAATGGAGCAGTCTGGTGGGTTGGTTCAGTCGATTGACAAGACCAAAACGTATTGTGCAAGTACCAGAGACGAAGTTGACCGAGCAGTCGGTATGCTGTCAACACTCGACACTCAAATTGAAACGATCAGTCAATTCAATGGAGAGATTTCTAATTCGGCGGCAGAACAAAACACAGTGATTCAAAGTATCAATGTCAATATCCATAAGATCAACGATCTCGTGATTGAGTTGAATGCGAAAAGTGAGCAGCAAG
- a CDS encoding sodium:solute symporter family protein, producing MDLNTLIVGIYFLFLIAIGWMFRTFTSTTSDYFRGGGSMLWWMVGATAFMTQFSAWTFTGAAGKAYQDGFAVAFIFLANAFGYLMNYLYFAPKFRQLRVVTVIEAIRMRFGKFNEQVFTWSGMPNSVISAGIWLNGLAIIASGIFGFDMTTTIILTGLVVLVMSVTGGSWAVIASDFMQMVIIMAVTVTCAVVAIIQGGGVGEIVNNFPVDEGASFVSGNDLNYLSIFGLWAFFIFFKQFSITNNMLNSYRYLAAKDSKNAKKAALLACILMTMGPLIWFMPSWFIAGQGVDLAAQYPDAGSKAGDFAYLYFVQEYMPAGMVGLLIAAMFAATMSSMDSGLNRNSGIFVKNFYEPILRPNATEKELVLVSKLTSTFFGISIILVALFINSLKGLSLFDTMMYVGALIGFPMTIPAFCGFFIKKTPDWAGWGTLVVGGIVSYFVGFVITPEMVQGWFNLEPLTGREWSDLKVAIGLIAHLVFTAGFFCLTTVFYKPLSEERQKNVDKFFENLSTPLVAESTEQKKLDNKQRRMLGSLIAVAGVGVMLMFLLPNPLWGRFIFILCGAIVMAVGLLLVKAVDQTVEDAQAKAAEQN from the coding sequence ATGGATCTCAATACTCTCATTGTAGGCATCTACTTCCTATTCCTTATCGCAATAGGATGGATGTTCAGAACATTTACAAGTACTACCAGTGACTACTTCCGTGGGGGCGGTAGCATGCTTTGGTGGATGGTTGGTGCAACTGCGTTTATGACTCAGTTCTCAGCTTGGACATTTACTGGTGCTGCTGGTAAAGCATACCAAGATGGTTTCGCCGTCGCGTTTATCTTCCTAGCAAACGCATTCGGTTACCTAATGAACTACCTATACTTCGCACCTAAATTCCGCCAACTTCGTGTTGTTACGGTAATTGAAGCGATTCGTATGCGTTTTGGTAAGTTCAACGAGCAAGTGTTTACTTGGTCTGGTATGCCAAACAGCGTAATCTCTGCAGGTATCTGGCTAAACGGTCTGGCTATCATTGCATCAGGCATCTTTGGTTTCGACATGACAACAACGATCATCCTAACGGGTCTAGTTGTACTAGTAATGTCGGTAACAGGTGGCTCTTGGGCGGTTATCGCATCAGACTTCATGCAGATGGTTATCATCATGGCGGTTACAGTAACGTGTGCGGTTGTAGCTATCATCCAAGGTGGCGGTGTTGGCGAAATCGTTAACAACTTCCCAGTAGATGAAGGCGCATCATTCGTTTCTGGTAACGACCTGAACTACCTAAGCATCTTTGGTCTGTGGGCATTCTTCATCTTCTTCAAGCAGTTCAGCATTACAAACAACATGCTTAACTCTTACCGTTACCTAGCAGCAAAAGACTCTAAGAACGCGAAGAAAGCAGCACTTCTAGCATGTATCCTAATGACTATGGGCCCACTAATTTGGTTCATGCCTTCATGGTTCATCGCGGGTCAAGGTGTTGACCTAGCAGCACAATACCCAGATGCTGGCTCTAAAGCAGGTGACTTTGCTTACCTATACTTCGTACAAGAATACATGCCAGCAGGTATGGTTGGTCTTCTGATTGCAGCAATGTTTGCAGCGACAATGTCTTCTATGGACTCTGGCCTAAACCGTAACTCAGGTATCTTCGTTAAGAACTTCTACGAGCCAATCCTTCGCCCTAACGCGACCGAAAAAGAGCTAGTACTAGTTTCTAAACTGACTTCGACATTCTTCGGCATCTCTATCATCCTAGTTGCCCTATTCATCAACTCTCTGAAAGGTCTAAGCCTATTCGATACGATGATGTATGTGGGTGCTCTGATTGGCTTCCCAATGACAATCCCTGCATTCTGTGGCTTCTTCATCAAGAAGACTCCAGACTGGGCTGGTTGGGGTACACTAGTTGTTGGTGGTATCGTTTCTTACTTCGTTGGTTTTGTTATCACTCCAGAGATGGTACAAGGCTGGTTTAACCTTGAGCCTCTAACTGGTCGCGAATGGTCTGACCTGAAAGTTGCTATCGGCCTAATCGCTCACCTAGTGTTCACTGCTGGCTTCTTCTGCCTAACAACTGTGTTCTACAAGCCGCTTTCTGAAGAGCGTCAAAAGAACGTGGACAAGTTCTTCGAAAACCTATCGACTCCACTTGTTGCAGAGTCTACAGAACAGAAGAAACTGGACAACAAACAGCGTCGCATGCTTGGTTCACTTATCGCAGTAGCAGGTGTTGGTGTAATGCTGATGTTCCTACTACCTAACCCACTATGGGGTCGCTTCATCTTTATACTATGTGGTGCGATTGTTATGGCGGTAGGTCTACTTCTAGTGAAAGCAGTTGACCAAACAGTAGAAGATGCACAAGCAAAAGCTGCTGAACAAAACTAA
- a CDS encoding polysaccharide lyase 6 family protein translates to MKKTILAGLIASMSVVGLTACTSDNAAETQTPPTPVTSDISVTDITRDYLLATERLNTVDGAELTVKSEAEVAALKAQIENAKDGATITIPAGKFPHLDVVTVTANNITIKAEQAGSAWLTGLVQLVLEGNDITVDGLVFTEGGPAERFGAIRMMGDRNTLQNSTFYYFNHDYEYEPDERRSEYPKYLWLSLWGKEGKVINNQFEGKQKRGTLIGVQKNETPDNHYIAHNIFLDQQQNQFNELDIKEAIRYNGNSWEAIRIGDSKASQWPSNSQFVDNLMINMDGERELISIKSGGNVIGGNTIFESAALISLRHGKANVVDSNVIIGNEKRLTGGIRIYDEDHVIKNNYISGTRGRDGLIEGNADLRGGVVINTGIIDVENNEVLDQSVKGKELNKQWTPKNITINNNTLVDTEWGFVYGNQTHRVSLFNNDVVETIYTGVNIDFNSNVIDNSQHSEFVSVRAVADHPLVNASYSNEFYAGTVTESEQLGEYSATLPKSVKLGGFNSYEGAGANVEELQIITAETAGPDYRLVNTFQR, encoded by the coding sequence ATGAAAAAAACGATTCTTGCTGGTTTAATCGCTTCAATGTCTGTCGTCGGTTTGACCGCTTGTACTTCAGACAACGCTGCGGAAACTCAAACTCCCCCAACACCTGTCACCTCTGATATCTCAGTGACCGATATCACTCGTGATTACCTGTTGGCTACTGAGCGCTTAAACACTGTGGATGGCGCTGAGCTAACAGTAAAAAGTGAAGCGGAAGTTGCTGCACTTAAAGCACAAATCGAAAATGCAAAAGATGGTGCCACGATTACTATCCCAGCAGGCAAGTTTCCTCATCTCGATGTTGTGACGGTAACAGCCAACAACATCACTATCAAAGCTGAGCAAGCTGGTAGTGCTTGGTTAACCGGTCTCGTGCAGCTTGTACTAGAAGGTAACGACATCACAGTCGATGGTTTGGTCTTCACAGAAGGCGGCCCAGCCGAGCGCTTTGGTGCTATCCGTATGATGGGCGATCGTAACACGCTGCAAAACTCAACCTTCTACTACTTCAACCACGATTACGAGTATGAACCTGACGAGCGTCGTTCTGAATACCCGAAATACCTTTGGCTATCGCTATGGGGTAAAGAAGGTAAAGTGATCAACAACCAGTTTGAAGGCAAGCAGAAGCGCGGTACGTTGATCGGTGTTCAAAAGAATGAAACGCCAGATAATCACTACATTGCCCACAATATCTTCCTTGACCAGCAACAGAACCAGTTCAACGAATTGGATATCAAAGAAGCGATCCGCTACAACGGCAACAGCTGGGAAGCAATCCGTATTGGTGATTCAAAAGCGTCTCAATGGCCATCAAACTCTCAATTTGTTGATAACCTAATGATCAACATGGATGGTGAACGCGAGCTGATTTCGATTAAGTCAGGCGGAAATGTCATTGGTGGCAACACTATTTTTGAAAGTGCTGCATTGATTTCTCTACGCCACGGTAAAGCTAACGTGGTAGACAGCAACGTGATCATCGGCAACGAGAAGCGCCTAACTGGCGGTATCCGTATCTACGATGAAGATCATGTGATCAAGAATAACTACATCTCAGGCACTCGCGGTCGTGATGGTCTGATTGAAGGTAATGCGGACCTACGCGGTGGTGTGGTGATCAATACCGGTATCATTGACGTTGAAAACAATGAAGTTCTCGACCAATCAGTAAAAGGTAAAGAGCTGAACAAACAGTGGACACCGAAGAACATCACTATCAACAACAACACGCTGGTTGATACTGAGTGGGGCTTTGTGTACGGCAACCAAACACACCGAGTGAGCCTGTTCAACAACGATGTTGTTGAGACAATCTACACTGGCGTCAACATTGATTTTAATTCAAACGTGATTGATAACTCGCAGCACTCTGAGTTTGTGAGTGTTCGTGCGGTGGCTGATCACCCGCTAGTTAACGCTAGCTACTCTAACGAGTTCTATGCTGGCACGGTAACAGAAAGCGAGCAGCTTGGTGAATATTCAGCAACGCTACCGAAATCAGTAAAACTTGGTGGCTTTAATAGCTACGAAGGCGCAGGGGCAAACGTAGAAGAGCTACAAATTATCACGGCAGAAACTGCAGGCCCAGATTACCGCTTGGTTAATACGTTCCAGCGTTAA
- the sigZ gene encoding RNA polymerase sigma factor SigZ: MNVEAIWKQYQQSLKAFLHRNVANPADVDDLLQEILIKTYHNLATVQDTKKIKSWLFQIANHTIIDFYRKRGRQAEVHSEDLWFAEQQVSLITELAQCVAPFIDGLPEQDAKLLRAIEIDGMSQKEFAKKEGIKYSTLKSRVQKSRQKLFGVFNQCCEFSIDAQGNVMDYQKRQSDCGCK; encoded by the coding sequence ATGAATGTGGAAGCCATTTGGAAGCAGTATCAGCAAAGCCTTAAAGCTTTCCTGCACAGAAATGTCGCCAACCCAGCCGATGTCGATGATCTGCTGCAGGAGATATTGATCAAAACCTATCACAATCTAGCGACCGTTCAGGATACGAAAAAGATAAAGTCATGGCTGTTTCAAATCGCTAATCACACGATTATCGATTTCTATCGTAAACGCGGCCGTCAGGCCGAGGTGCATAGTGAAGATCTGTGGTTTGCTGAGCAGCAGGTGTCATTGATCACTGAACTCGCTCAATGTGTTGCCCCCTTTATCGATGGCCTACCCGAACAAGATGCCAAGCTTCTGCGCGCAATAGAAATTGATGGGATGTCACAGAAAGAGTTTGCGAAAAAAGAGGGGATAAAGTACTCAACGCTAAAATCTCGAGTGCAGAAAAGTCGACAAAAGCTGTTTGGTGTATTTAACCAGTGTTGTGAGTTCTCTATCGATGCTCAGGGGAATGTCATGGACTATCAAAAGCGTCAATCTGACTGTGGCTGCAAATAA
- a CDS encoding glutathione S-transferase family protein produces the protein MIKIVSFTICPFVQRVTAALEARNLPYEIEYISLKEKPQWFLDISPNGQVPVMVTQSGVSLFESDAIIEYIEDEYGPLEQGVSNERKALDRAWSYLGSKNYLPQCGMMSSKDEQTLLERESKLRQALGKVEKQLSGESLFFKSDSLSNVDIAWLPVLHRAAIIEQETCHDLLRDLPKVKAWQKALLNTGLAEKSVSEGFVEKFNAFYLKGTFLGEGKTVSTSTCQSSRCCG, from the coding sequence ATGATTAAGATCGTCAGTTTTACCATTTGTCCTTTTGTCCAACGTGTTACTGCTGCTCTAGAAGCACGTAATCTGCCGTATGAGATTGAATACATTAGCTTGAAAGAGAAGCCGCAGTGGTTTCTAGATATCTCGCCAAACGGTCAAGTACCTGTGATGGTGACACAAAGTGGTGTTTCGCTGTTTGAGTCAGATGCAATTATCGAATATATCGAAGATGAATATGGTCCACTTGAACAAGGTGTGAGCAATGAACGAAAAGCGTTAGATCGCGCATGGAGCTACTTGGGCAGCAAGAACTACTTGCCGCAATGCGGCATGATGAGTAGCAAAGATGAGCAAACTCTTCTCGAGCGAGAAAGCAAACTTCGCCAAGCGTTAGGTAAAGTCGAAAAGCAGTTATCAGGTGAGTCTCTATTCTTTAAATCAGACAGCTTAAGTAATGTTGATATCGCCTGGTTGCCTGTTTTGCACAGAGCCGCCATTATTGAACAGGAAACATGTCACGATTTACTTCGAGATCTCCCTAAAGTCAAAGCATGGCAAAAAGCTTTACTTAATACTGGCCTAGCTGAAAAGTCGGTATCTGAAGGTTTTGTCGAGAAGTTTAACGCCTTCTATTTGAAAGGAACCTTTCTAGGAGAGGGTAAGACAGTTTCTACTTCAACTTGTCAGTCGAGTCGTTGTTGCGGTTAA
- the serS gene encoding serine--tRNA ligase — protein MLDSKLLRTELEETAAKLARRGFALDVETIRQLEEQRKSIQVEVENLQSTRNSISKQIGQKMAAGDKEGAEEIKKQIGTLGSDLEAKKVELAEVQVKLEDITLSVPNLPDDEVPDGKDEDDNVEISRWGEPKSYDFEVKDHVDLGEMGDGLDFSSATKITGARFIVMKGQFARLHRAIAQFMLDLHTEEHGYTEMYVPYLVNADSLYGTGQLPKFGKDLFHTEPLEEKASDEEPRRLSLIPTAEVPVTNMVRDTISDEADLPLKMTAHTPCFRSEAGSYGRDTRGLIRMHQFDKVELVQITRPEDSMAALEELTGHAEKVLQLLELPYRKVVLCTGDMGFGARKTYDLEVWVPAQETYREISSCSNMWDFQARRMQARFRRKGEKKPELVHTLNGSGLAVGRTMVAILENNQEADGRIAIPTALQKYMGGMTHIG, from the coding sequence ATGCTGGATTCTAAATTACTTCGTACAGAGCTGGAAGAAACAGCTGCTAAACTGGCGCGTCGAGGCTTTGCCCTAGACGTTGAGACAATTCGTCAACTTGAAGAGCAACGTAAGTCGATTCAAGTAGAAGTAGAAAATTTACAATCCACTCGTAACTCCATCTCTAAGCAGATCGGCCAAAAAATGGCGGCTGGCGACAAAGAGGGTGCAGAAGAGATTAAAAAGCAAATCGGTACACTAGGTAGCGACCTTGAAGCGAAGAAAGTTGAGCTGGCTGAAGTTCAAGTAAAACTTGAAGATATCACGCTTTCAGTGCCTAACTTGCCTGATGACGAAGTGCCAGATGGTAAAGACGAAGACGACAACGTTGAAATTTCTCGTTGGGGCGAGCCAAAGTCTTACGACTTCGAAGTGAAAGATCACGTTGACCTAGGCGAAATGGGTGATGGTCTTGATTTCTCAAGCGCGACTAAGATTACTGGCGCACGCTTTATCGTAATGAAAGGTCAATTTGCACGTCTACACCGCGCTATCGCCCAGTTCATGCTTGACCTTCACACAGAAGAGCACGGCTACACAGAAATGTATGTTCCTTACCTAGTGAATGCAGACAGCCTATACGGTACAGGTCAGCTTCCTAAGTTTGGTAAAGATCTGTTCCACACAGAGCCGTTAGAAGAGAAAGCAAGTGACGAAGAGCCGCGTCGTCTATCACTGATCCCGACAGCAGAAGTGCCTGTGACAAACATGGTGCGTGACACCATTTCTGACGAAGCGGACCTTCCACTGAAGATGACGGCTCACACGCCTTGTTTCCGTTCTGAAGCGGGTTCATACGGTCGTGATACTCGTGGTCTTATCCGTATGCACCAGTTCGATAAAGTTGAACTTGTACAAATTACGCGTCCAGAAGATTCAATGGCGGCACTTGAAGAGCTAACCGGTCACGCTGAGAAAGTTCTACAACTTCTAGAGTTGCCTTACCGTAAAGTCGTTCTTTGTACGGGTGATATGGGCTTCGGTGCTCGTAAAACTTACGACCTAGAAGTTTGGGTTCCAGCGCAAGAGACATACCGTGAAATCTCTTCTTGCTCAAACATGTGGGACTTCCAAGCACGTCGTATGCAAGCACGTTTCCGCCGTAAAGGTGAGAAGAAGCCAGAGCTTGTACACACTCTAAACGGTTCTGGTCTAGCTGTTGGCCGTACTATGGTTGCGATTCTTGAGAACAACCAAGAAGCCGATGGCCGCATTGCTATCCCAACGGCTCTTCAGAAATACATGGGCGGCATGACGCATATTGGTTAA
- a CDS encoding replication-associated recombination protein A, protein MSNYSLDFSSDEDFRPLAAKMRPTTIEQYIGQTHILGEGKPLRKALQAGQIHSMILWGPPGTGKTTLAEVAANYANAEVERVSAVTSGVKDIRAAIDRARDNKLAGRRTILFVDEVHRFNKSQQDAFLPHIEDGTVTFIGATTENPSFELNNALLSRARVYKLTSLSTKEVMNALNEAITDPERGLGKTTAMFHENVLERLAELVNGDARMSLNYLELLYDMAEEDEQGVKQITLPLLAEVAGEKVSRFDNKGDIWYDLISAVHKSIRGSNPDGALYWSARMITAGCDPLYIARRLLAIASEDIGNADPRAMQVAMDAWDCFTRIGPAEGERAIAQAVVYLACAPKSNAVYTAWKQALDDARNLPEYEVPHHLRNAPTSLMKDMGYGAEYRYAHDEPGAYAAGERYLPPEMSQTRYYMPTNRGLETKIGEKLDYLASLDAKSPQKRYEK, encoded by the coding sequence GTGAGTAATTACAGCTTAGACTTTAGTTCAGATGAAGATTTTCGCCCGCTTGCCGCCAAGATGCGCCCAACCACGATTGAACAGTATATTGGCCAAACCCATATCTTGGGCGAGGGCAAGCCATTAAGAAAGGCGCTGCAAGCGGGTCAAATACACTCAATGATACTTTGGGGACCTCCGGGGACTGGTAAGACAACGCTTGCCGAAGTGGCGGCAAATTATGCCAATGCGGAAGTCGAACGCGTCTCAGCCGTCACCTCTGGCGTCAAAGATATTCGGGCCGCAATCGACAGAGCGCGCGACAACAAATTAGCGGGCCGACGCACGATTTTATTCGTCGATGAGGTGCATCGCTTTAACAAGTCGCAACAAGATGCTTTCTTACCGCATATAGAAGACGGTACCGTTACCTTTATTGGTGCAACGACCGAAAACCCTTCTTTTGAACTGAATAACGCTCTGCTATCGCGAGCGCGAGTCTACAAGCTGACATCACTGTCAACAAAAGAAGTGATGAACGCACTCAATGAAGCGATTACTGATCCGGAGCGTGGCTTAGGTAAAACTACAGCAATGTTCCATGAAAATGTCCTTGAGCGTTTGGCAGAGTTGGTGAACGGCGATGCCCGAATGTCCCTTAACTACCTTGAACTGCTGTACGACATGGCTGAAGAGGATGAACAAGGCGTTAAACAGATCACCTTGCCGTTGCTCGCTGAGGTGGCTGGCGAAAAGGTTTCTCGTTTCGATAATAAAGGGGATATTTGGTACGACCTTATCTCTGCTGTTCATAAGTCGATTCGTGGTTCTAACCCAGATGGAGCGCTGTATTGGTCAGCCCGTATGATCACCGCCGGGTGCGACCCGCTCTATATTGCTCGTCGACTGTTAGCGATCGCTTCTGAAGACATCGGCAACGCTGACCCTCGAGCTATGCAAGTCGCGATGGATGCCTGGGACTGCTTCACTCGAATTGGCCCAGCAGAAGGTGAACGGGCAATTGCGCAAGCCGTGGTGTATCTTGCGTGCGCACCAAAGAGTAATGCGGTTTATACTGCGTGGAAGCAGGCACTGGATGACGCGCGAAACCTACCAGAGTATGAAGTGCCACATCATTTGCGCAATGCACCGACGAGTTTGATGAAAGACATGGGTTATGGCGCGGAGTATCGTTACGCACACGACGAGCCAGGTGCCTATGCCGCAGGTGAGCGTTACCTACCACCAGAAATGAGTCAAACTCGTTACTATATGCCGACAAATCGCGGCTTAGAGACCAAAATTGGTGAAAAACTGGATTATCTCGCTTCATTAGATGCAAAAAGCCCACAAAAGCGCTATGAAAAGTAG
- the lolA gene encoding outer membrane lipoprotein chaperone LolA — protein MKKLLALLLVSSTALAGAQQELSERLSMSAGFSADFTQVVTSPEGDVVMEGEGTVEIARPSLFRWTTTLPDENVLVSDGQSIWYYSPFIEQVSIFWQEQAAAQTPFILLTRDQESDWDNYQVSQAQDVFTLVPTSQEVNQGTFQIIINDAGEVSGFKVIEQDGQKGDYRFTNLSSQAPKRDRFTFVVPDGVEVDDQRN, from the coding sequence ATGAAGAAATTATTAGCGCTATTATTGGTCAGTTCTACCGCTTTGGCAGGCGCACAGCAAGAGTTGAGTGAGCGTTTGTCAATGAGTGCTGGCTTCAGTGCAGATTTTACTCAGGTGGTGACTAGCCCCGAAGGCGATGTGGTAATGGAAGGAGAAGGCACGGTTGAGATTGCACGACCGAGTTTATTCCGCTGGACAACAACGCTACCCGATGAAAATGTTCTAGTCTCTGACGGTCAGTCGATCTGGTATTACAGCCCATTTATTGAACAGGTAAGCATTTTTTGGCAAGAGCAAGCTGCAGCACAAACACCATTTATCTTGTTAACCCGTGATCAAGAGAGTGATTGGGATAACTATCAAGTCTCTCAGGCACAAGATGTCTTTACGTTAGTACCGACCTCACAAGAAGTGAATCAAGGTACTTTTCAGATCATCATCAACGATGCTGGCGAAGTTTCTGGCTTCAAAGTGATTGAACAAGATGGTCAGAAAGGGGACTACCGCTTTACTAACTTGAGCTCACAAGCGCCTAAACGAGATCGCTTTACTTTCGTTGTGCCTGATGGCGTGGAAGTGGATGATCAAAGGAACTAA
- a CDS encoding SEC-C metal-binding domain-containing protein — protein sequence MSYSLINLSEIPTQESPWFVEGAVLAANFTMKPLDPVTWVGQLFGEEALGHKGEFEQQINAQYAVLKTQSYSLLELLEQADVKEECLSDFAEGFMSLWPTVEEQWQEKQPSDGTIRMLQAYLTTMMLAIDEQATHEQMQQAGIEDLPQLDDFYDQLDIMIAEIAMAADAEMVGDKAQSFNPYKEVGRNSQCPCGSGKKFKQCCGR from the coding sequence ATGTCTTATTCATTGATAAATCTGTCCGAAATACCCACTCAAGAATCACCTTGGTTTGTGGAAGGTGCGGTGCTGGCTGCGAATTTCACGATGAAGCCTCTTGATCCTGTAACATGGGTGGGACAACTGTTCGGTGAAGAAGCATTGGGCCACAAAGGCGAGTTTGAGCAGCAGATCAACGCTCAATATGCGGTGTTAAAAACGCAAAGCTACTCGTTATTGGAACTTCTTGAGCAAGCTGATGTAAAAGAGGAGTGCTTGTCTGATTTTGCTGAGGGCTTTATGAGCCTATGGCCTACCGTAGAGGAGCAATGGCAAGAGAAGCAGCCGTCAGATGGCACAATACGCATGTTGCAAGCTTATTTAACGACCATGATGTTGGCGATTGATGAGCAAGCCACTCATGAGCAGATGCAGCAAGCAGGGATTGAGGATTTACCGCAGCTTGATGATTTCTATGATCAGCTTGATATTATGATTGCTGAAATTGCGATGGCAGCAGACGCTGAAATGGTCGGTGACAAAGCGCAGAGCTTCAACCCATACAAAGAAGTAGGCCGTAACTCACAGTGCCCTTGTGGCAGCGGCAAAAAGTTTAAACAGTGTTGTGGTCGTTAA